TTTTCCGCCAGGATAGCGGCGGTAACTCCCACCCCCCTGACCAATCCTTCCTGCCGGTAAATGGCCTGGCATCCGCAGGATGGGCTGTGGTCTTTGAGAATAGCCTTTTTTGCTTTGGCCGTTTGGGCAATGCACAGAGCTTCCTTTGCTCCTTTTAAGAAGGCCCATGTGACATCTTCCCCTGCCTTGTTAATGACCCTCGCTAAGCCCTGCCACACCTCTCTGCCATCCCCTCCCTCAATGTTTGCCGGAATTCTCGGCGTGGGTAGCCCGCCCAATTGCTCGGGGCACACCGGTATGAAATGACGATTGAAAAGATCATCAAAAACTTCCGGGCAATAGGCATGCCCCCCATCATGCCGGCAGTTCAAACCTATCAAACAGGCGCTGACCAAGACAATTTCGTGGTTCATTTATCAAAAATATTGGCTGGTGGGTTGATCATAAAAGCGTCCGGAACCTTGGGGATCCCCTTGGCCAAGA
The Deltaproteobacteria bacterium genome window above contains:
- a CDS encoding DUF523 domain-containing protein — translated: MNHEIVLVSACLIGLNCRHDGGHAYCPEVFDDLFNRHFIPVCPEQLGGLPTPRIPANIEGGDGREVWQGLARVINKAGEDVTWAFLKGAKEALCIAQTAKAKKAILKDHSPSCGCQAIYRQEGLVRGVGVTAAILAENGLEVVSELGDPVLVNRIQPDK